The Sediminispirochaeta bajacaliforniensis DSM 16054 genome contains a region encoding:
- a CDS encoding FkbM family methyltransferase, producing the protein QKIDGFDQKIDGFDQKIDGFGQKIDYLKHNAVAKKDIVNINRKLDSVRKRSWIYEVFADNLFWSGSQNITSFKVPSQESFIQQFGIDEKKERNIVNFLDMEVEITDTVSFVTVFKEIFLFEDYCINFTRSNPIILDCGAHLGFATLYFKKDYPESRIVCFEPDPNNYEVLERNIKKNNLKNVDIVKKAVGSKNDTVKFYRAIDMSMGGSITDRLERKNLKVEHFDVQMVDIKEYLENKIDFLKLDIEGNEDDVIIDCGSLLRNIQYLFIEFHTGEDLPISRLGKILSVLDNNGFNYIIDRSHPSERRKPFLRIENNYSHVVYAKNNEWSL; encoded by the coding sequence CCAGAAGATAGACGGCTTTGACCAGAAGATAGACGGCTTTGACCAGAAGATAGACGGCTTTGGCCAGAAGATAGATTATTTAAAACATAACGCAGTGGCTAAAAAAGATATCGTAAATATAAACAGAAAATTGGATTCTGTAAGAAAAAGATCCTGGATATATGAAGTATTTGCTGATAATTTGTTTTGGAGTGGCAGTCAAAATATTACATCATTCAAAGTTCCTTCTCAAGAATCATTCATTCAGCAATTTGGAATAGATGAGAAAAAAGAGAGAAATATTGTCAATTTTCTTGATATGGAAGTTGAGATAACAGATACGGTTTCGTTTGTAACAGTATTTAAGGAAATTTTCCTTTTTGAAGATTACTGCATTAATTTTACCCGTTCAAATCCAATAATTTTGGATTGTGGCGCTCATCTTGGATTTGCAACACTCTATTTTAAAAAGGATTATCCTGAGTCAAGAATTGTATGCTTTGAACCTGATCCGAATAATTATGAGGTATTAGAACGCAATATTAAAAAGAATAATCTTAAGAATGTTGATATTGTAAAAAAAGCTGTTGGTTCGAAAAATGATACGGTTAAATTCTATCGCGCTATTGATATGTCTATGGGAGGGAGTATCACTGATAGATTAGAAAGGAAGAATTTGAAAGTCGAGCATTTCGATGTTCAGATGGTTGATATAAAAGAATATTTAGAAAATAAAATTGATTTTTTAAAATTGGATATTGAAGGGAATGAAGATGACGTGATCATTGATTGTGGTTCTCTATTACGAAATATTCAATATCTTTTTATTGAATTCCATACGGGAGAAGATCTTCCAATTTCGCGTTTGGGTAAAATCCTGTCAGTTCTCGATAATAACGGATTTAACTATATTATCGACCGATCGCATCCTTCAGAACGTAGAAAACCGTTTCTACGGATTGAAAATAACTACTCACATGTTGTATATGCAAAGAATAATGAATGGAGTCTCTGA